GGACTCCATCTTCGATTCCCAGGGCAATAAAGTCAAAGATGGCGACATCATTAGATTTCAAGGTCGATCGGGCGATGGCACGCCGCAAGATTACTCCTACTCCGTCGATTTCACCCAATCTATTGAAGACTTGCTCTTTGGCTTACAAAATCAGTTCGCATGCAAAGCAGAAATCATCAACGGCACGCTCACCCTGACAGACACAGAAGTGGGCGCAAGTCAACTGGCGATTGATTCCCTTAGCTATGCCAATGCCACCGGAGCGACACCGGCAACGGCCACAGACATCGCTGAAATTTTCGGCAGTCAAGGGGCAGAATTTATCGTATCGGCAGAGAGCCGGTACCTTGGCAACTCACTGACAACCACCAGTTACGCCAGTCCATCGGCAATCATCTACCAAAGACAGAACGGCACCGACAGAGGCCTCCTGCAAGCGCTTCGACTTGACGAACAGGGCAACATCTTCGGCCAATACTCAAACGGACCGGATATTAAACAGGCACAGTTGGTCCTGGCCAACTTCAACAGCCTCCAAGGGTTAAAGACTGTGGGAGGCAACTCCTTTGCCGCTACCAACGAATCAGGACTTGCCACCTTGGGCACACCAGGATTTGGAGGGTTGGGCCGAGTCACCAACAACACTCTTGAGATGTCCAATGTGGATCTCGGTAGGGAGATGACCAATCTGGTAATGACTCAAAGGGCATTTCAAGCCAACTCAAAATCCATTACCACTGCTGACGAAATCTACCAGGATCTGTTGCGATTACTCCGCAGCTAGCAGCAGGAGCACGACAGATTGTTGTTGCCTGTTGGATCAGAGGCAATTTGGACTCCATTCAACAAAAAAAGCCGCCTTTTTACAGGCGGCTTTTTTTATGAACTGAAAGATAAAGTATCTGAATTAAAAACGATCAGGAAGCCAGATACTTGCGGATCGAATCGGCAATCGCCTCGAATATCTGCCTGAACACACTCTCGTCCTTTTCGAGCAGTGTCACCCGCAACCCCTGAAGCTCAGTGGCAAAAGAACTAAGCGGCACCGTGCACACTCCGGTCGCACCCAGCATATAGTAAACAAAACGCTTATCCAGCGACACCCCTTCAGGATTGACCAGAATCTCAACCTGCTTACGGACTTCGGGGTTAGAAATCGGCAGAGTCTGATTCCTGGTCAAACGTCCCTCCTCAAAAACCACGCTCATATAGAATGCACCGTTAGTCCGATTTACCAAAACCCCGTCAACGTCCTTCAGGTAATCGTAAGCGATATTGGAATACTTTTCATACCGATCAATCCTCTCCTGCAGGTAATTATCATATTCCGGATGCGACATCAGCCGCGGCAATACAGCCTGAGGCAAGGTGGTCGAGCACACCTCAAGCATCTTGGCATTCAGGATCGATTGGACATACTTTTCAAACATCGGCTTGCGGTGCCCGTTATAGACCTCGATCCACCCACAGCGACCACCGGGCCACGGCATCTCCTTCGACATCCCGCGCATGGCAATCGCCGGCACATCCTCGATAAGATCAGAAATTGGCAGGGTTTTAAAACCGTTATAGACGATATTAAGGTACACCTCGTCACAAATCACGAACAAGTTATACTTCTTGGCCAAACGGATAATCCCCCCGAGGATTGACTCGGAGTACACCGCGCCGGTAGGGTTATCTGGATTGATGATCAAGATCGCCGCCACAGCGGGGTTGTACTTGATCCGCTTCTCCAGGTCGTCCAGGTCAGGATACCAGTGATTATTAGGATCAAGGAGATACGTTACCGGCCTATCTCCGGCATGAGCTGCTTCGGCCGAAGAGTGGGTGGTATAACTCGGGGTCGGCATCACCACCCGGGCTGTGGGTCGCATGAATCCATAAATCTTGCTGATCGCATCACCCAAGCCGTTGAAGAAAATAATATCTTCCGGGGTAATCTGAGCGCCACCCCGCTTATTAGTTCGCTCAGCAATAAACTCCCTGGTCGCCAGAATCCCCTTGGTCGGGGAGTACCCATAGGTCGAGTCCTGCTGGGCCAGATCGATAACGATATCCTTCATCCACTGCGGGATATGCTCACCTTTGGCAATCGGATCGCCAATATTTTCCCAATAGGTACGCATTCCAAGTTTCTGAAGTTTTTCACCGACGGTAACGATATTACGAATCTCATATGTCAGTTCGCCGGCGCCACTATGAACGATATTTGTACGCATTGCCATCACCACATCAGAAAGAGCAATAAAATACATCTTGTGCTCAATCGTCTAGAATAAAGTCAAGGAAAGGAGAAACCACAGAGGCTGGCCCTGTCAAAGAACACGTTTATCAATAAACGCGAAGACCTCTCACATGACCCAGAACAGCAGGTATATCTAGCACAGGCTCAGGGGATAGTCAAGACTGCCGAAGAGTTGGCTCAGAGTATTACCCACAGGGAGATCAGACGATGCGATCGATAACGGATTTTTCCTGGTCAAACGGGGATGGTTTAGGCGTAGAATAAGCGAAGAAGGCCTTTTTTACCGAGGGGCTATCAGATCCATTATCACCTTGGCCAATGTCCCTCCCTGCCCTTTGATAAATATCGCGCGAGGTCTCGTCTTCCGTTAC
The Desulfobulbaceae bacterium DNA segment above includes these coding regions:
- a CDS encoding pyridoxal phosphate-dependent aminotransferase, giving the protein MRTNIVHSGAGELTYEIRNIVTVGEKLQKLGMRTYWENIGDPIAKGEHIPQWMKDIVIDLAQQDSTYGYSPTKGILATREFIAERTNKRGGAQITPEDIIFFNGLGDAISKIYGFMRPTARVVMPTPSYTTHSSAEAAHAGDRPVTYLLDPNNHWYPDLDDLEKRIKYNPAVAAILIINPDNPTGAVYSESILGGIIRLAKKYNLFVICDEVYLNIVYNGFKTLPISDLIEDVPAIAMRGMSKEMPWPGGRCGWIEVYNGHRKPMFEKYVQSILNAKMLEVCSTTLPQAVLPRLMSHPEYDNYLQERIDRYEKYSNIAYDYLKDVDGVLVNRTNGAFYMSVVFEEGRLTRNQTLPISNPEVRKQVEILVNPEGVSLDKRFVYYMLGATGVCTVPLSSFATELQGLRVTLLEKDESVFRQIFEAIADSIRKYLAS